In the Theobroma cacao cultivar B97-61/B2 chromosome 1, Criollo_cocoa_genome_V2, whole genome shotgun sequence genome, one interval contains:
- the LOC18613060 gene encoding probable aminopyrimidine aminohydrolase, mitochondrial, whose translation MGGMDVEGGIARKLWNKFRSESVFVNYTPFFVCLAAGNLNADAFLHYLSQDVHLLNAFANAYELAEECADDEEDKKAIRKLRKHVKDKLKSHDSRVREWGFELPEESSSTNATAKYTDFLLATASGRIEGEKVPGKIATPFEKTKVAAYTLGAIAPCMRLFAFINKEIQALLDPNDSSHIYKKWIDHYCSQNFEAYAFRIEELLDTLSISLTGEELDVIEKLYHQSMRLEVDFFSSQPIIQEAVVPLSRMLDPAAGGQLTIFCDFDLTCTALDSSAILAELAIITMQKAEPDGPETQLAQMSLADLRSTWDALSAQYTEEFEQCVESITPTETVKSFSYEGLCEALQQFADFEKKANSRVVQSGVLKGLNQEDIKRAGQSLILQDGCKWFFQKIMKVENPTAAVHILSYCWCGDLIRSAFSSGDLKALNVHSNELACEESITTGEITKKLESPMEKLQAFNNILNSRGNDCQHLTVYIGGSVGDLLCLLEADIGIVMGSSPTLRRLGEQFGVSFMPLFSGLVVKQREVVEVGSSTWKKLSGTLYTVSSWDEIHAFILGS comes from the exons ATGGGAGGGATGGACGTTGAAGGAGGAATCGCGAGGAAGTTATGGAACAAGTTTAGGAGCGAATCGGTTTTTGTTAACTACACTCCTTTCTTCGTTTGCTTAGCCGCCGGCAATTTAAACGCCGACGCTTTTCTGCACTATCTATCTCAAGATGTTCATTTGCTCAATGCCTTTGCTAACGC GTACGAGTTAGCGGAGGAGTGTGCTGATGATGAGGAAGACAAGAAGGCAATACGAAAGTTAAGGAAACACGTTAAGGACAAGCTTAAATCACACGATTCTCGTGTCCGA GAATGGGGCTTTGAACTCCCAGAAGAGAGTAGCTCAACAAATGCAACAGCCAAGTATACAGATTTTTTGTTGGCAACAGCCTCGGGTAGAATTGAAGGAGAAAAAGTTCCTGGTAAAATTGCAACCCCTTTTGAGAAGACAAAAGTTGCCGCTTATACACTTGGCGCTATTGCACCTTGCATGAGGCTCTTTgcctttataaataaagagATCCAAGCTCTTCTAGACCCTAATGATAGCAGTCACATTTACAAGAAGTGGATTGATCATTATTGCTCTCAAAATTTTGAG GCTTATGCTTTTCGAATTGAAGAGTTGCTGGATACACTAAGCATATCTTTGACAGGCGAAGAGCTGGATGTCATAGAAAAGCTCTACCATCAATCTATGAGACTGGAAGTagattttttctcttctcaaCCGATTATACAGGAAGCAGTGGTCCCTTTGTCTCGGATGCTAGACCCTGCTGCGGGTGGCCAACTCACCATATTTTGTGACTTTGACTTGACATGCACTGCTTTGGATTCCTCTGCTATTTTAGCAGAGCTTGCAATTATAACTATGCAGAAGGCTGAACCTGATGGACCTGAAACCCAACTTGCTCAGATGTCATTAGCTGATTTGAGGAGCACATGGGATGCTCTTTCTGCCCAGTATACTGAAGAGTTTGAGCAGTGTGTAGAAAGCATCACACCAACTGAGACAG TGAAAAGTTTCAGTTATGAAGGTCTCTGTGAAGCCCTACAGCAATTTGCAGATTTTGAGAAGAAGGCAAATTCAAGAGTGGTGCAGTCAGGAGTACTTAAGGGTTTAAATCAAGAGGATATAAAAAGGGCTGGCCAAAGTCTGATCCTTCAAGATGGTTGTAAATGGTTTTTTCAGAAAATCATGAAAGTTGAAAATCCGACTGCTGCTGTACATATACTTTCTTATTGTTGGTGTGGGGATCTCATTCGTTCAGCTTTTTCATCAG GGGATCTAAAAGCTCTGAATGTGCACTCCAATGAGTTAGCTTGTGAAGAGTCCATCACCACAGGGGAGATCACTAAGAAGTTAGAGTCTCCCATGGAAAAGCTTCAAGCATTCAATAACATATTAAACAGCAGAGGCAATGATTGCCAGCACTTGACGGTTTATATTGGAGGTTCAGTTGGTGACTTACTCTGCTTGCTTGAAGCAGACATAGGTATTGTGATGGGTTCAAGTCCCACCCTGAGAAGATTGGGAGAACAGTTTGGCGTTTCTTTTATGCCGTTGTTCTCTGGTTTGGTGGTGAAACAGAGAGAAGTGGTTGAAGTTGGCTCTTCTACTTGGAAAAAGCTTTCAGGCACTTTATATACAGTCTCTAGCTGGGATGAGATACATGCATTTATTCTGGGTTCATGA
- the LOC108663797 gene encoding MDIS1-interacting receptor like kinase 1, with product MAVKEKNMQLKIHFLLLFFCYCIGSCSFGLANVVEKTKLNEEVSALLSIKASLIDPLNSLQDWKLPDSLALKYSAHCNWTGVWCNSDGAVEKLDLSRMNLSGRVSDDIQQLKSLTSLNLCCNELSSTLPKSVSNLTSLDSIDVSQNFFTGSFPVGFGRASALTLLNASSNNFSGVLPEDLGNATSLDTLDLRGSFFQGSVPKSFKNLRKLKFLGLSGNNLTGQIPGELGQLSSLETIILGYNEFEGGIPVEFGNLSSLKYLDMAVGSLSGEIPAELGRLKLLETVFLYKNNFKGKIPPSIGNLTSLQLLDLSDNDLSGEIPAEIAELKNLQLLNLMRNQLSGSVPAGLGGLAQLEVLELWNNSLSGPLPIDLGKNSPLQWLDISSNSFSGEIPATLCNGGNLTKLILFNNSLSGPVPVSLSTCLSLVRVRMQNNKLSGTIPVGLGKLGKLQRLELANNSLTGEIPNDIASSTSLSFIDLSSNHLRSSLPSTILSIPSLQTFIASNNNLIGEIPDQFQDCPSLSVLDLSTNHFTGSIPKSIASCVKLVTLNLRNNQLTGDIPKSIAMMPTLAVLDLSNNSLTGGIPDNFGTSPALEMLNVSYNKLEGPVPANGVLRTINTDDLAGNAGLCGGVLRPCDRYSPTSSRQRSLRAKHIVAEWLIGISSVLAAGILLIGGRLLYKKWYSSGGCFEERFEAGSGEWPWRLMAFQRLGFTAADILACIKESNVVGMGATGVVYKAEMPQSNAVVAVKKLWRSGTDIETGNSGDFVGEVNLLGKLRHRNIVRLLGFLHNDNSMMIVYEFMQNGSLGEALHGKQAGRLLLDWVSRYNIALGVAQGLAYLHHDCHPPVIHRDIKSNNILLDANLEARIADFGLARMMVRKNETVSMVAGSYGYIAPEYGYTLKVDEKTDIYSFGVVLLELLTGKRPLDPEFGESVDIVEWIRRKVGDNKALEEVLDPNLGNCKHIQEEMLLVVRIALLCTAKLPRDRPSMRDVITMLGEAKPRRKSISNNDGNASSKEKPVPVFSTSPVNGLV from the exons ATGGCAGTTAAGGAGAAGAATATGCAGTTGAAAATCCATTTCTTGTTGCTGTTCTTCTGCTACTGCAtcggttcttgttcttttggtCTTGCCAATGTGGTTGAAAAAACCAAATTGAATGAGGAAGTATCGGCTTTATTATCCATAAAGGCTAGTCTTATTGATCCGTTGAATAGCCTTCAGGATTGGAAATTGCCTGACAGTTTAGCTCTCAAGTATTCAGCTCACTGTAACTGGACTGGAGTATGGTGCAATTCTGACGGTGCAGTTGAAAAGCTTGATCTCTCCCGTATGAATCTCAGTGGACGAGTTTCAGATGATATCCAACAGCTGAAAAGCCTTACTTCTCTCAACTTGTGCTGCAACGAACTGTCTTCTACTTTGCCAAAATCCGTATCCAATCTCACATCACTCGACAGCATTGATGTGAGCCAGAATTTCTTCACTGGCAGCTTTCCTGTGGGTTTTGGAAGAGCTTCAGCACTAACTTTGCTGAATGCTTCCAGCAACAATTTCTCAGGAGTTCTCCCTGAGGATCTTGGCAATGCAACTTCATTGGATACTCTAGACCTGAGAGGAAGTTTCTTCCAGGGTTCAGTTCCAAAATCTTTCAAGAACTTGCGAAAGTTGAAATTTCTTGGCCTTTCTGGAAATAATCTCACTGGTCAGATACCAGGAGAGCTGGGGCAGCTTTCATCGCTGGAGACTATAATTCTGGGGTACAATGAATTTGAAGGTGGAATACCGGTTGAGTTTGGTAACCTCTCCAGTCTAAAGTACCTTGATATGGCAGTAGGCAGTCTTAGTGGTGAGATTCCAGCTGAACTAGGGAGGCTCAAGTTACTAGAAACAGTTTTCTTGTACAAGAACAATTTTAAAGGCAAGATTCCACCATCAATTGGCAACCTTACTTCGTTGCAGCTGCTGGATTTGTCTGATAACGATTTATCTGGAGAGATTCCTGCTGAGATTGCCGAGCTGAAGAACTTACAACTCTTGAATCTAATGCGCAATCAATTATCAGGCTCAGTCCCTGCGGGACTCGGAGGTTTGGCACAATTGGAGGTGCTTGAGCTGTGGAACAATTCCTTGTCAGGCCCACTGCCGATTGATCTGGGCAAGAATTCGCCATTACAGTGGTTGGACATATCGTCCAATTCCTTCTCTGGTGAAATCCCGGCCACCTTGTGCAATGGGGGCAATCTCACCAAGCTCATTCTATTCAACAACTCTCTTTCAGGTCCAGTGCCAGTCAGCTTGTCAACTTGTCTGTCACTTGTTCGTGTTCGAATGCAGAATAATAAGCTCTCCGGAACAATTCCAGTTGGACTAGGCAAACTTGGGAAGCTACAGAGGCTAGAATTGGCAAATAACAGTCTCACTGGGGAAATCCCGAATGATATTGCTTCTTCTACATCACTTTCCTTTATTGATCTTTCTAGTAATCACCTCCGATCTTCTCTTCCGTCTACCATTCTTTCCATCCCAAGTCTGCAAACATTTATTGCTTCAAACAATAACTTGATTGGTGAAATCCCAGATCAATTTCAGGATTGCCCTTCACTTTCTGTGCTTGATCTCTCAACAAACCATTTTACAGGAAGTATTCCAAAGAGCATTGCTTCGTGTGTGAAATTAGTTACATTGAATCTGAGGAATAACCAATTGACTGGAGATATTCCGAAATCAATTGCCATGATGCCCACTTTGGCTGTTCTTGATTTATCTAACAACTCTCTAACAGGTGGGATACCTGATAATTTTGGAACTTCGCCAGCTTTAGAAATGCTCAATGTCTCATACAACAAACTAGAGGGTCCAGTTCCTGCAAATGGTGTGCTAAGAACAATCAACACAGATGACCTCGCGGGCAATGCTGGTCTCTGTGGCGGTGTTCTCCGTCCATGTGACCGATATTCACCAACTTCATCGAGGCAGAGAAGCTTGCGCGCAAAGCATATTGTTGCTGAATGGCTCATTGGGATTTCATCAGTTTTAGCAGCTGGAATCTTACTCATCGGTGGGCGGTTGCTATATAAAAAGTGGTATTCAAGTGGCGGTTGCTTCGAGGAAAGGTTTGAAGCAGGCAGTGGAGAATGGCCGTGGAGATTAATGGCATTCCAGAGACTTGGTTTCACAGCTGCTGACATCCTAGCCTGTATTAAAGAGTCAAACGTGGTTGGAATGGGAGCCACTGGGGTTGTATACAAGGCTGAGATGCCACAATCAAATGCAGTTgtggctgttaaaaagttgtGGAGATCAGGAACTGACATTGAAACAGGAAACAGTGGAGATTTTGTTGGAGAGGTGAATCTCCTAGGGAAGCTAAGGCATCGAAATATAGTTCGGTTACTAGGATTTCTTCATAATGATAATAGCATGATGATAGTATATGAGTTCATGCAAAATGGTAGCTTAGGAGAAGCCTTGCATGGCAAACAAGCAGGTAGGTTGCTGCTAGATTGGGTTTCACGGTATAACATAGCACTCGGAGTTGCACAAGGGCTTGCATATCTCCACCATGATTGTCATCCACCTGTCATACATCGAGACATCAAGTCGAATAACATACTGCTTGATGCAAATCTTGAGGCAAGAATTGCTGATTTTGGTTTGGCAAGGATGATGGTCAGAAAGAATGAAACAGTTTCAATGGTGGCAGGGTCTTACGGGTACATAGCTCCTG AGTATGGTTACACCTTGAAGGTTGATGAAAAGACTGACATATACAGCTTTGGAGTGGTTTTACTGGAACTTCTAACCGGAAAGCGGCCTTTAGATCCCGAGTTTGGAGAATCTGTAGACATTGTGGAATGGATTAGAAGAAAGGTTGGAGACAACAAAGCTCTAGAAGAGGTATTAGATCCCAATTTAGGAAACTGTAAGCATATTCAAGAAGAGATGCTGTTAGTTGTTAGGATAGCACTTCTTTGCACTGCCAAGCTCCCCAGGGACAGACCATCCATGAGGGATGTGATTACGATGCTTGGTGAGGCAAAGCCTCGGAGAAAAAGCATTAGCAACAATGACGGTAATGCGTCTAGCAAAGAGAAGCCAGTGCCAGTCTTCAGCACATCACCTGTAAATGGCCTCGTGTAG
- the LOC18613061 gene encoding auxin-responsive protein IAA11 codes for MQGGVVIRVGSGGGSESGSMSTVSREDNMVVSSEDSSYPDESELELGLGLSLGGGFKIQQVSRGGQYARILTAKDFPSVVSADASSSPSPSSSSSSSSSSLSRANVTAGTKRSADSVAAANGSSQVVGWPPIRAYRMNSMVNQAKAVATEGFNSTMENHKNETSMVEKRTIGSYQNSGNAKLRKSLFVKVNMDGIPIGRKVDLNAHESYEKLAKTLEDMFLKNTTSVNPVGSRVREHEVARPSKLLDGSSDFVLTYEDKEGDWMLVGDVPWEMFVSSVKRLRIMRTSEATGLAPRLQERNQRQRSKPI; via the exons atgcaaGGAGGTGTTGTTATTCGTGTTGGTAGTGGTGGTGGTTCTGAAAGTGGGTCAATGTCTACAGTGTCAAGGGAGGACAACATGGTGGTGTCCTCGGAGGATTCTTCATACCCAGATGAGTCTGAGTTAGAGCTGGGtcttggcttgagccttggtGGTGGTTTTAAGATACAACAAGTTTCGAGGGGTGGTCAATATGCTAGGATTTTGACTGCTAAGGATTTCCCTTCTGTGGTTTCTGCTGATGCTTCTTCATCTCCTTCTCCATCATCTTCgtcatcttcttcttcatcttctttaaGTAGAGCTAATGTCACTGCTGGGACCAAGAGGTCTGCTGATTCTGTGGCTGCTGCTAATGGCTCTAG TCAAGTCGTGGGGTGGCCTCCTATCAGAGCTTATAGAATGAATAGCATGGTTAACCAAGCAAAAGCAGTGGCCACTGAAGGATTTAACTCAACAATGGAGAACCATAAAAATGAGACCTCTATGGTTGAGAAGAGGACCATTGGCAGCTACCAAAACAGTGGTAATGCTAAACTCAGGAAATCCCTGTTTGTGAAGGTGAATATGGATGGAATTCCAATTGGAAGGAAGGTTGATCTGAATGCCCATGAATCCTATGAGAAGTTGGCAAAAACCTTGGAAGATATGTTTCTCAAAAACACCACAAGTGTCAATCCAGTAG GATCAAGGGTGCGGGAGCATGAAGTGGCAAGACCTTCAAAACTGCTGGATGGATCATCTGATTTTGTGCTTACTTACGAGGACAAGGAGGGAGACTGGATGCTTGTTGGAGATGTTCCTTGGGA GATGTTCGTTAGTTCTGTGAAGAGGCTTAGAATCATGAGGACATCTGAGGCTACTGGATTGG CTCCAAGGTTACAAGAAAGGAACCAGAGACAACGAAGCAAGCCCATCTAG